The following are encoded together in the Actinoplanes sp. N902-109 genome:
- a CDS encoding class I SAM-dependent methyltransferase — translation MPTDTLALDAFAALTTDDIATIDFSRLVGLLNEPNMPSGGGATIRRVIDLARLRPGSRVLEVGSNTGYTSIEFASWIDGHVTGLDINPVSTAFAREKAARHGLRNLTFDVGDGQDLPYADGSFDLVYVSNVTSFIDDHRRACDEYHRVLADDGLLVAAPIYYRTPPPEDMRRRVGAAIGVDLKVTDQRYWTDMFADPRATLVEQETYEYLRQSDERIAAYVGTVLDQPHLHRIDPALRAAAADRLTYFYRLFDENLSYARYDILVFRRGHPNPEPVLHTSRRVVGDR, via the coding sequence ATGCCCACCGACACCCTTGCGCTCGACGCCTTCGCGGCCCTCACCACCGACGACATCGCCACCATCGACTTCTCCCGGCTCGTCGGCCTGCTGAACGAACCGAACATGCCCTCCGGGGGCGGCGCCACCATCCGCCGCGTCATCGACCTGGCCCGGCTGCGACCCGGCAGCCGGGTGCTCGAGGTCGGCAGCAACACCGGCTACACCAGCATCGAGTTCGCCAGCTGGATCGACGGGCACGTCACCGGCCTGGACATCAACCCGGTCTCCACCGCGTTCGCCCGGGAGAAGGCCGCCCGGCACGGGCTGCGCAACCTGACCTTCGACGTGGGCGACGGGCAGGACCTGCCGTACGCCGACGGCAGTTTCGACCTGGTGTACGTCAGCAACGTGACGTCGTTCATCGACGACCACCGCCGGGCCTGCGACGAGTACCACCGGGTGCTGGCCGACGACGGCCTGCTCGTCGCCGCGCCGATCTACTACCGCACGCCGCCGCCCGAGGACATGCGCCGCCGCGTCGGTGCGGCCATCGGGGTGGATCTGAAGGTGACCGACCAGCGCTACTGGACGGACATGTTCGCCGACCCGCGGGCGACGCTGGTCGAGCAGGAGACCTACGAGTACCTCCGGCAGAGCGACGAGCGCATCGCCGCGTACGTCGGGACGGTCCTGGACCAGCCGCACCTGCACCGCATCGACCCGGCGCTGCGCGCGGCCGCCGCCGACCGCCTCACCTACTTCTACCGGCTGTTCGACGAGAACCTGTCGTATGCCCGCTACGACATCCTCGTGTTCCGCCGCGGCCACCCCAACCCGGAGCCGGTGCTGCACACCTCGCGCCGGGTGGTCGGCGACCGATGA